From Pyrenophora tritici-repentis strain M4 chromosome 1, whole genome shotgun sequence, the proteins below share one genomic window:
- a CDS encoding CaiA, Acyl-CoA dehydrogenase, which translates to MVSLAPRLLTRSIRQTRVRPRTVLTAAQRYASTKHPTNFTPPTQSDLDELRDSVREFARREIPEEIAARTDKQNEFPNDMWQKFGEAGFLGITADEEFGGLAMGYQAHCVVMEELSRASGSIGLSYAAHSQLCVNQLMLNGNAAQKAKYLPGLISGKKIGGLAMSEHSAGSDVVSMKTTAKEVDGGYLLNGTKMWITNGPDAHTIVVYAKTEPTAASKGITAFIVDTATTGFSVASKLDKLGMRGSNTGELVFENVFVPRENILGEVNRGVRVLMEGLDLERLVLSAGPLGLMQASLDNVLPYTHQRKQFGTPIAHNQLVQGKLADMYTKFRASQAFTYSVARAVDESHASPDIKTQDCAGAILYAAERASEVAADAVQLMGGMGYMNEVPVGRILRDAKLYEIGAGTSEVRRMVIGRAFNREWKQDV; encoded by the exons ATGGTGTCACTAGCCCCCCGCCTCCTCACACGCAGCATCCGCCAAACACGCGTCCGCCCAAGGACGGTCCTCACAGCCGCCCAGCGCTACGCATCAACAAAGCACCCCACAAACTTCACGCCACCCACCCAATCCGACCTCGACGAACTGCGTGATTCAGTCCGCGAATTTGCCCGGCGCGAGATACCCGAAGAAATCGCCGCACGCACCGATAAGCAGAATGAGTTCCCCAACGACATGTGGCAGAAGTTTGGCGAGGCCGGTTTCCTCGGCATAACCGCCGACGAGGAGTTTGGTGGCCTAGCAATGGGATATCAGGCGCATTGCGTAGTCATGGAAGAGTTGTCACGGGCGAGTGGAAGCATAGGACTGAGTTATGCGGCGCATAGCCAGTTGTGTGTGAACCAACTCATGTTGAACGGGAATGCCGCGCAAAAGGCAAAGTATCTGCCTGGATTGATTAGTGGGAAGAAGATTGGCGGATTGGCTATGAGTGAGCATAGTGCTGGGAGCGATGTTGTCAGTATGAAGACGACAGCCAAGGAGGTTGATGGTGGCTATTTGCTCAACGGGACTAAGATGTGGATTACAAAC GGCCCAGATGCCCACACTATAGTCGTGTACGCCAAAACAGAGCCTACAGCCGCCAGCAAAGGCATCACCGCCTTCATCGTCGACACCGCGACCACCGGCTTTAGCGTCGCCTCCAAACTAGACAAACTCGGCATGCGTGGCTCCAACACAGGCGAGCTTGTCTTTGAAAATGTCTTTGTACCCCGTGAAAACATCCTAGGCGAGGTCAACCGAGGCGTGCGCGTACTAATGGAAGGCCTGGATCTCGAGCGCCTCGTCCTCTCTGCCGGGCCCCTTGGTCTCATGCAAGCCTCCCTCGATAACGTGCTACCGTATACACATCAGCGCAAGCAGTTTGGCACTCCCATCGCACACAATCAGCTAGTGCAGGGCAAGTTGGCAGATATGTACACCAAATTCCGCGCCTCCCAGGCCTTCACGTATAGCGTGGCGCGAGCTGTAGATGAGTCTCACGCAAGTCCAGATATAAAGACACAGGATTGCGCGGGCGCGATACTGTATGCGGCCGAGAGGGCGAGCGAGGTGGCGGCTGATGCGGTGCAGTTGATGGGTGGAATGGGGTATATGAATGAGGTGCCCGTAGGTCGGATACTGAGGGATGCCAAACTCTACGAAATTGGCGCGGGTACGAGTGAGGTTCGGAGAATGGTCATTGGACGTGCGTTTAACAGGGAGTGGAAGCAAGATGTGTGA
- a CDS encoding PcaH, Protocatechuate 3,4-dioxygenase beta subunit: MNPNTQQAPNVQENGSHRFDPNFTDAVINAIGPNVPDRTRFVMSSLIRHLHDFIREVELTNDEWFEGVRFVNSIGKTTTATRNEAHRISDVLGVESLVDEIAHKHINESGETPTSSTILGPFWSPHSPFRELGDTIIRNEHPEGQTTLMHGVVRDLDTKKGIPNAVIDIWQASANGKYDFQDPENQEPNNLRGKFTTNEKGEYWYYCYKPTAYSLPTDGAAGQLFKTLDRHPFRPAHIHLMVSADNYKPLITQLYPRDDQWVTNDTVFAVKDDLLLDFKPSNDPKAKLDLEYNVTLAPSGKKTSRLEGIPRLPNVFDEQSRL; this comes from the exons ATGAACCCCAACACACAGCAAGCCCCAAACGTGCAGGAGAATGGCTCCCACCGCTTCGATCCCAACTTCACTGACGCCGTCATCAATGCTATTGGACCCAATGTGCCAGACAGGACGCGTTTTGTCATGAGCAGCCTCATCAGGCATCTCCATGACTTTATCCGCGAAGTTGAGTTGACCAACGACGAGTGGTTTGAGGGTGTACGATTTGTAAACTCCATCGGCAAGACAACCACTGCTACGAGAAACGAGGCACATCGTATCTCCGATGTTCTCGGCGTAGAATC ATTGGTCGACGAGATCGCACACAAGCACATCAACGAGTCTGGCGAGACACCTACCTCATCCACAATTCTCGGTCCCTTCTGGTCGCCTCACTCCCCATTCCGCGAGCTCGGCGACACCATCATCCGCAACGAACATCCCGAAGGCCAAACCACTCTTATGCACGGTGTAGTCAGGGACCTTGATACCAAAAAGGGCATCCCCAACGCAGTCATCGACATCTGGCAGGCGAGCGCGAACGGAAAGTACGATTTCCAGGATCCTGAGAACCAGGAGCCAAACAACTTGAGGGGAAAGTTCACTACAAATGAGAAGGGCGAGTACTGGTACTACTGCTACAAGCCCACGGCGTACTCACTGCCTACCGATG GCGCCGCTGGCCAACTCTTCAAGACGCTCGACCGTCACCCATTCCGTCCCGCCCACATCCATCTTATGGTTTCAGCGGACAACTACAAGCCTTTGATCACCCAACTCTACCCCCGTGATGACCAATGGGTTACCAACGACACAGTCTTCGCGGTCAAGGACGACTTGTTGCTGGACTTCAAGCCGAGCAACGACCCCAAGGCGAAGCTTGACTTGGAATACAACGTCACTTTGGCTCCATCAGGAAAGAAGACCAGCAGATTGGAGGGTATTCCCAGGCTACCTAACGTGTTTGATGAGCAAAGCAGGCTGTAG
- a CDS encoding carboxymuconolactone decarboxylase — MRVPYAPSVPVNEEDVEIYQRIAERRKPRPLIPLDLALLHSPAVADGWNSFIGAIRTKTNLSPNLKELAISRIAVLNHAVHEWDIHAALALKAGVSKEVLQTIFELPVTRHGMVEREGLLGFSKEEYAVMVYTDQMTVGVQVEEQVMDMVKGVLRDDSLVVELTATIAAYNAVSRFLVALDVGECNGRRMKKVEEL, encoded by the coding sequence ATGCGTGTTCCCTATGCTCCAAGTGTGCCTGTAAATGAAGAAGATGTTGAAATCTACCAACGCATCGCTGAGCGACGCAAGCCCCGTCCTCTCATCCCCCTCGATCTCGCCCTACTGCACAGCCCCGCCGTAGCAGACGGCTGGAACAGCTTCATCGGAGCGATTCGCACGAAGACCAATCTATCTCCCAACCTCAAAGAGCTGGCCATCAGCCGCATTGCCGTTCTCAACCATGCAGTTCACGAATGGGACATTCACGCTGCCCTTGCACTCAAAGCAGGCGTCTCCAAGGAGGTGCTACAGACAATTTTCGAACTACCCGTCACTCGGCACGGGATGGTAGAGAGGGAGGGATTGCTGGGATTTAGCAAGGAGGAGTATGCGGTCATGGTTTACACGGATCAGATGACTGTTGGAGTGCAGGTTGAAGAGCAGGTTATGGACATGGTCAAAGGGGTGCTGAGAGATGATAGTTTGGTCGTGGAGTTGACTGCGACGATTGCGGCGTACAATGCTGTGAGTAGGTTTTTGGTAGCACTGGATGTGGGTGAGTGTAATGGGAGGCGTATGAAGAAGGTTGAAGAGTTGTGA